Proteins from a genomic interval of Gemmatimonas sp.:
- a CDS encoding M56 family metallopeptidase has product MTTLTLAVVQGAPLVAAWAVTALVVTALFAVIAVLLQRLARGTIPNRWVWGTALLVAFAFTVTQPWRRATAPLALPLPAATVTARAATAPPAPSVWDITGATILRTARLTEGLLTTATTTAAAAVRPLPFGAKLVLVLLWPVLSATLLAIGVWSYRRQCTVVRGATRVEAHGHTLHVSDGTGPAVYGVLRPRIVVPAWFMLRTHDEQRLVVAHEASHITAGDPALLLTACVLTALMPWNPGAWYMLARLRLAIELDCDARVLQSGTTPRRYGALLIDLSATATPAPLFTGAAAFSHHASHLEQRLRFMTNRPATHTTARRLASLSLGTLAVIAACGAELPTSAELDGMDAATATARIAAVAPSASKQYYIDGRAATEVEALAVSADRLASIEVMKQDKGAHAIRLTTKPATTTASAASPAKAGSPVVTMKIDAIDSTATALRIANVATALATSAERSERSTEPGTVRLVGEKIQATPTTRSTDVLVFVDGVRATEDAMKMPPDRIQSIEVIKGAAAEKIYGPEGAKGVIRITTKK; this is encoded by the coding sequence ATGACCACGCTCACGCTGGCTGTTGTCCAGGGGGCGCCGCTGGTAGCCGCATGGGCGGTGACGGCGCTCGTGGTCACCGCGCTCTTTGCCGTTATCGCCGTTCTCCTGCAGCGCCTCGCGCGTGGTACGATCCCGAACCGGTGGGTGTGGGGCACCGCCCTGCTGGTGGCATTCGCGTTTACCGTCACGCAGCCGTGGCGTCGTGCCACGGCTCCGCTGGCGTTGCCGTTACCAGCAGCCACGGTCACGGCACGAGCGGCCACGGCGCCACCGGCACCATCGGTGTGGGACATCACCGGCGCCACGATCTTGCGTACCGCCCGTCTCACCGAGGGACTCCTGACGACGGCAACCACCACAGCGGCTGCCGCGGTGCGCCCCCTGCCCTTTGGTGCGAAGCTCGTCCTCGTGCTGCTCTGGCCCGTCCTGTCGGCCACACTGCTGGCCATCGGGGTGTGGAGCTACCGCCGGCAATGCACGGTGGTGCGCGGCGCGACGCGCGTGGAGGCGCACGGACACACCCTGCATGTCAGCGACGGCACGGGCCCGGCGGTGTATGGCGTGCTGCGACCGCGCATCGTGGTGCCAGCCTGGTTCATGCTGCGTACGCACGACGAACAGCGACTGGTCGTTGCGCACGAGGCGTCGCACATCACGGCAGGCGACCCGGCGCTGCTGCTCACGGCGTGCGTGCTCACGGCGCTGATGCCATGGAATCCCGGCGCGTGGTACATGCTCGCGCGGTTGCGCCTCGCCATCGAACTCGATTGCGACGCCCGCGTGCTGCAGTCGGGCACCACGCCGCGCCGCTACGGCGCCCTGCTCATCGACCTTTCGGCGACGGCCACTCCGGCCCCGCTCTTCACCGGTGCGGCGGCCTTCTCGCACCATGCATCCCACCTCGAACAGAGACTGCGTTTCATGACCAATCGCCCTGCCACCCACACCACGGCGCGTCGCCTCGCGAGCCTGTCGCTGGGCACACTCGCCGTCATCGCCGCCTGCGGCGCCGAACTCCCGACCAGCGCGGAACTCGATGGAATGGATGCCGCGACCGCGACCGCCAGGATCGCCGCTGTCGCCCCGTCTGCCTCGAAGCAGTACTACATCGATGGGCGAGCGGCCACCGAAGTCGAAGCGTTGGCCGTTTCGGCCGATCGTCTCGCCTCCATCGAGGTGATGAAGCAGGACAAGGGAGCCCATGCCATCCGCCTGACCACCAAGCCGGCGACGACGACCGCATCGGCCGCGTCGCCCGCGAAGGCGGGATCACCGGTCGTCACGATGAAGATCGACGCGATCGACAGTACCGCCACGGCGTTGCGCATTGCCAACGTCGCGACGGCACTGGCCACGAGCGCCGAACGTTCGGAACGCTCGACGGAACCGGGCACCGTACGGCTGGTTGGCGAAAAGATCCAGGCAACCCCGACGACGCGCAGCACCGACGTTCTCGTCTTCGTGGACGGCGTGCGGGCCACCGAAGACGCGATGAAGATGCCCCCCGATCGTATCCAGAGCATCGAGGTGATCAAGGGCGCGGCCGCCGAGAAGATCTACGGCCCCGAAGGCGCCAAGGGCGTCATCCGCATCACGACCAAGAAGTAG
- a CDS encoding BlaI/MecI/CopY family transcriptional regulator, translating into MTDLHFPPRELAVMAVLWKLGSATVADVREHLDEDLAYTSVLSALQTLEKKGFVRPEAEGRAYRYFPTVAAEKAGSSAIGRIKDAIFQGSTERMFAQLVSDKALSRAELERMRTLLAERLGDDA; encoded by the coding sequence ATGACCGACCTGCATTTCCCGCCTCGCGAACTGGCCGTGATGGCCGTGCTGTGGAAGCTGGGCTCCGCCACCGTGGCCGATGTGCGCGAGCACCTTGACGAAGACCTGGCCTACACCTCGGTGCTGTCGGCGCTGCAGACGCTCGAGAAGAAAGGGTTCGTGCGTCCGGAAGCGGAAGGGCGGGCCTATCGCTACTTCCCCACCGTGGCCGCCGAGAAGGCAGGAAGCAGCGCCATCGGCCGGATCAAGGACGCCATTTTTCAGGGTTCCACCGAACGCATGTTCGCGCAGCTGGTGTCGGACAAGGCGCTCAGCCGGGCGGAACTCGAACGCATGCGCACGCTGTTGGCCGAGCGGTTGGGAGACGACGCATGA
- a CDS encoding TIM barrel protein gives MLSTLGTVAMAGAVGVPLPDPGMSASAVSTAPGGAGRLRQSVARWCFSSTPIKELCTTAREVGLVGIDLLGPDEWSVPSQYGLECTMGNSWGTIPVGFNRPANHDKLVADGEAYIPRAAAAGVKKIVVFSGNKGGMSDGEGIANCIAGLKRLMPTAEKHGVVLCMEMLNSKVDHKDYHADHTAWAVEVAKGLNSPSFRLLYDIYHMQVMEGDVIATIKANLPYIAHFHTAGVPGRNEIDGAQELNYRGIAEYIASTGYTGVFAHEFIPKRNGVASLKEAVATCTV, from the coding sequence ATGCTTTCCACCCTCGGCACCGTGGCCATGGCTGGTGCGGTTGGCGTTCCGCTGCCCGATCCAGGCATGTCCGCGTCGGCCGTATCCACCGCGCCGGGCGGTGCCGGACGCCTCCGGCAGTCGGTCGCCCGCTGGTGCTTCAGCAGCACCCCTATCAAGGAGCTGTGTACCACGGCCAGGGAGGTGGGGCTCGTGGGCATCGATCTCCTCGGCCCCGACGAGTGGAGCGTGCCGTCGCAGTACGGGCTCGAGTGCACCATGGGCAACAGCTGGGGCACGATTCCCGTGGGCTTCAACCGGCCGGCCAATCACGACAAGCTCGTGGCCGACGGCGAAGCGTACATTCCGCGCGCCGCCGCGGCTGGCGTGAAGAAGATCGTGGTGTTCAGCGGCAACAAGGGCGGCATGAGCGACGGCGAAGGGATCGCCAACTGCATCGCGGGGCTCAAGCGCCTCATGCCCACCGCCGAGAAGCACGGCGTGGTGCTGTGCATGGAAATGCTCAACAGCAAGGTCGATCACAAGGACTATCACGCCGACCATACCGCGTGGGCGGTGGAAGTCGCGAAGGGGCTGAACAGTCCGAGCTTCCGCCTGCTGTACGACATCTACCACATGCAGGTGATGGAAGGTGACGTGATCGCCACCATCAAGGCCAACCTGCCGTACATCGCGCACTTCCACACGGCGGGCGTGCCGGGGCGCAACGAGATCGACGGTGCGCAGGAGCTCAACTACCGCGGCATCGCCGAGTACATCGCGAGCACCGGGTACACCGGCGTGTTCGCGCACGAGTTCATCCCCAAGCGCAACGGCGTGGCGTCGCTCAAGGAAGCGGTGGCCACCTGCACGGTGTGA
- the mtgA gene encoding monofunctional biosynthetic peptidoglycan transglycosylase, whose protein sequence is MRVFPRRGNATGRARRSWLVRLLRALLLVALAPVPFILLFAVVNPPVTMVMIGRAAQRFAAGESPAWPVHTPVARSEMSPSLRRAVLASEDDRFYLHNGIDFVELDKALERRKRGGKLRGASTLTQQVAKNIFLWNGRSFVRKGVEAYLTLWLELLLTKERILDLYINLAEWGPYHFGAEAGARYHFRKSAASLTREESARMAAILPAPRRWAPRGSVASRRIGAILQRMQYAPPKTEQAK, encoded by the coding sequence ATGCGTGTGTTCCCTCGTCGCGGCAACGCCACCGGTCGGGCGCGTCGCTCGTGGCTGGTGCGACTGCTGCGCGCGCTGCTGCTGGTGGCGCTGGCCCCGGTGCCCTTCATCCTGCTCTTCGCGGTGGTCAACCCCCCGGTGACCATGGTCATGATCGGCCGCGCGGCCCAGCGCTTTGCCGCCGGGGAGTCGCCCGCATGGCCGGTGCACACGCCCGTGGCCCGCAGCGAGATGAGCCCGTCGCTGCGGCGGGCCGTGCTGGCCTCCGAGGACGACCGCTTCTATCTCCACAACGGCATTGATTTCGTGGAGCTCGACAAGGCGCTGGAGCGACGCAAGCGTGGGGGCAAGCTGCGCGGGGCAAGCACGCTGACGCAGCAGGTGGCCAAGAACATTTTCCTCTGGAACGGCCGCTCGTTCGTGCGCAAGGGCGTGGAAGCGTATCTCACGCTGTGGCTGGAGCTGCTGCTCACCAAGGAACGCATCCTCGACCTGTACATCAACCTGGCCGAGTGGGGACCGTATCACTTCGGCGCCGAAGCGGGGGCGCGTTACCACTTCCGCAAGAGTGCCGCGTCGTTAACGCGCGAGGAATCGGCGCGCATGGCCGCCATTCTTCCGGCCCCGCGACGGTGGGCCCCGCGTGGCAGCGTCGCCTCACGACGCATCGGCGCCATCTTGCAGCGTATGCAGTATGCGCCACCCAAAACGGAGCAGGCCAAGTAG
- a CDS encoding lysophospholipid acyltransferase family protein, protein MSTAVHTPAADPAPTLSHRLEYVATRVAVAALRLVGWRTASWVGGTLAKLAYKPFGIRAGVTERQIAAAFPERSRREVLALAARSYESLGRTSIETAILPGTSREEILARIERVEGWEHIEAALDKGRGIIAVTGHIGNWELGGAYVAARGVGIDAVVRGAANKLFEAYVTRTRTEAGVFVVRDKDAVRRTPRALRDNRMVALLADHDALGLASTFVPFFGRPAKTPRGPAVFALRFDTPVVFIAIVRQPSGRYAFLVEPVEVAPTGDREHDVDAIVLRYTQLLEARVREYPEQYFWQHRRWRRQPPDTPPHLREP, encoded by the coding sequence ATGAGCACGGCTGTCCACACACCGGCGGCGGACCCCGCCCCCACGCTGTCCCATCGCCTCGAGTACGTGGCCACCCGGGTGGCCGTGGCGGCGCTGCGGCTGGTGGGATGGCGCACCGCCAGCTGGGTGGGGGGGACGCTGGCGAAGCTCGCGTACAAACCGTTCGGCATTCGGGCCGGCGTGACGGAGCGGCAGATTGCCGCCGCCTTTCCCGAGCGCTCGCGCCGCGAGGTGCTGGCGCTCGCCGCGCGCTCCTACGAGAGTCTGGGGCGTACGTCCATCGAAACGGCCATCCTGCCCGGCACCTCCCGGGAGGAGATTCTCGCCCGCATCGAACGGGTGGAAGGGTGGGAGCACATCGAGGCGGCGCTGGACAAGGGGCGCGGCATCATCGCCGTTACCGGTCACATCGGGAATTGGGAGTTGGGCGGCGCCTACGTCGCCGCCCGCGGGGTCGGGATCGACGCCGTGGTGCGCGGTGCCGCCAACAAGCTGTTCGAGGCGTACGTGACGCGGACGCGCACCGAGGCGGGCGTGTTCGTGGTGCGCGACAAGGATGCCGTGCGCCGCACGCCCCGGGCCCTGCGCGACAATCGCATGGTGGCGCTGCTCGCCGATCATGATGCGCTGGGGCTCGCCAGCACCTTCGTGCCGTTCTTCGGGCGCCCGGCCAAGACCCCGCGCGGACCGGCGGTGTTCGCCCTGCGCTTCGACACCCCGGTGGTGTTCATCGCCATCGTCCGCCAGCCGAGCGGTCGCTACGCCTTTCTGGTGGAGCCGGTGGAGGTTGCCCCCACGGGCGATCGCGAGCATGATGTCGACGCGATCGTGCTGCGCTACACGCAGCTGCTCGAAGCGCGGGTGCGGGAGTACCCCGAGCAGTACTTCTGGCAGCATCGTCGCTGGCGGCGTCAGCCCCCCGACACGCCGCCGCACCTGCGCGAACCCTGA
- a CDS encoding cation diffusion facilitator family transporter: protein MAVVPPPAVPGTQHAQRLAQIGLVVNALLAVVKLVAGLLGNAYALVADAIESATDMIGSLVVWSGLRIASRDPDDRYPFGYGRAEALAGAVVAALMLGAAAGISIEAAREIRTPHHAPASWTLAVLAVVIVVKEVMAKRVLSAGAQNGSVAVAADGWHHRADAITSAAAFLGISVALIGGPGWEAADDWAALVAALIIAINGGLLLRTALGDLMDRAPAPGLQDTVSQAALATSGVLAIEKLKIRKSGTAFYVDIHVQADPHLSLHDAHVLSGRVKSAIRQRLPAASGVLIHMEPFEPRNST, encoded by the coding sequence ATGGCCGTCGTCCCTCCTCCCGCCGTGCCGGGTACACAGCATGCCCAGCGACTGGCCCAGATCGGGCTGGTCGTGAATGCGCTGCTGGCGGTGGTGAAGCTGGTGGCCGGACTGCTCGGAAACGCCTACGCGCTGGTGGCCGACGCCATCGAGAGTGCCACGGATATGATCGGGTCGTTGGTCGTCTGGAGTGGGCTGCGCATCGCGAGCCGGGATCCCGACGATCGGTATCCCTTTGGGTACGGGCGTGCCGAGGCGCTGGCCGGCGCGGTGGTGGCCGCCCTCATGTTGGGGGCCGCCGCTGGCATCTCCATTGAAGCGGCTCGCGAAATCCGCACGCCGCATCACGCGCCGGCGTCGTGGACCCTGGCGGTGCTGGCGGTGGTCATTGTGGTGAAGGAAGTCATGGCCAAGCGGGTGCTCTCCGCCGGGGCGCAGAACGGCAGCGTGGCGGTGGCCGCCGATGGCTGGCATCACCGCGCCGACGCCATCACCTCAGCGGCTGCCTTTCTGGGCATCAGCGTGGCGCTCATTGGCGGGCCGGGGTGGGAAGCGGCCGACGATTGGGCGGCCCTCGTGGCGGCGCTCATCATCGCCATCAATGGCGGTCTGCTGCTGCGCACGGCGTTGGGCGATCTCATGGACCGCGCGCCGGCCCCGGGGCTGCAGGACACCGTGTCGCAGGCCGCGCTCGCCACCAGTGGCGTTCTGGCCATCGAGAAGCTCAAGATCCGCAAGTCCGGTACGGCCTTCTACGTGGATATTCATGTGCAGGCCGATCCGCACCTGTCGTTGCACGACGCGCACGTGCTCTCCGGCCGAGTCAAGTCGGCCATTCGGCAGCGTCTGCCGGCCGCCAGTGGTGTGCTGATTCACATGGAGCCCTTCGAACCGAGGAACTCGACATGA
- a CDS encoding pyridoxamine 5'-phosphate oxidase family protein → MSDAPTFAALTTAQCHALLASQQVGRLAFTFRDRVDIEPVHYVFRDDRIWGRTQFGTKVQILAHHPWVAFEVDQVEALFTWQSVVVHGRIEFPDPDGSAQEQARYAAGVAAFRSLVPEAFTPTDPTPDRDLVFMIPVHDLEGRSATTRYA, encoded by the coding sequence ATGAGCGATGCCCCGACCTTTGCGGCGCTGACCACCGCGCAGTGTCACGCCCTCCTCGCGTCGCAACAGGTGGGGCGGTTGGCCTTCACCTTTCGTGATCGCGTCGATATCGAACCGGTGCACTACGTGTTTCGCGATGACCGTATCTGGGGGCGCACGCAGTTCGGCACGAAGGTGCAGATCCTCGCCCACCACCCCTGGGTGGCGTTCGAAGTGGATCAGGTGGAGGCCCTCTTCACCTGGCAGAGCGTGGTGGTGCACGGTCGCATCGAGTTTCCCGACCCCGACGGCTCCGCGCAGGAGCAAGCGCGCTATGCGGCCGGGGTGGCGGCCTTCCGGTCGCTGGTTCCCGAGGCCTTCACCCCCACGGATCCCACGCCCGATCGTGACCTGGTGTTCATGATTCCGGTGCACGACCTCGAAGGGCGGTCGGCCACCACGAGGTATGCGTGA
- a CDS encoding PPK2 family polyphosphate kinase: MKANGESAGVLNGVRLEPVAPGSAVALGNDAARRAGAPDKKTLEAATRALLERLADLQDVFQADGRHALLLILQGRDAAGKDGLIKSVYGAFNPTGVRVAAFGPPTPLELRHDFLWRVHQVVPPRGMIGVFNRSHYEDVLAVRVRQLAPEAVWQARFAQINHFESMLHANGVIVRKCFLHISQDEQRARLLARLDDPRKNWKFRLDDLDDRARWDDYTAAYRDVLARCSTPAAPWYVVPADEKPMRNYLVARLLVETLESLDATYPAMNPAVRDAARDFR, from the coding sequence GTGAAGGCCAACGGGGAGTCCGCCGGCGTGCTCAACGGCGTGCGTCTCGAGCCGGTGGCCCCCGGCAGCGCGGTGGCGCTGGGGAACGACGCGGCGCGCCGTGCCGGCGCACCCGACAAGAAGACCCTCGAAGCGGCCACGCGCGCGCTGCTCGAGCGTCTGGCCGATCTGCAGGATGTGTTTCAGGCCGACGGCCGTCACGCCCTGCTGCTCATCCTCCAGGGGCGCGACGCCGCCGGCAAGGATGGCCTCATCAAGTCGGTGTACGGCGCCTTCAATCCCACGGGGGTGCGGGTGGCGGCCTTCGGGCCCCCCACGCCGCTCGAACTGCGGCACGATTTCCTCTGGCGCGTGCATCAGGTGGTGCCGCCCCGGGGCATGATCGGCGTGTTCAACCGCTCGCACTACGAGGACGTGCTGGCGGTGCGCGTGCGGCAGCTGGCGCCCGAGGCGGTGTGGCAGGCGCGATTTGCGCAGATCAACCATTTCGAATCCATGCTGCACGCCAATGGGGTCATCGTGCGCAAATGCTTCCTGCACATCTCGCAGGATGAGCAGCGGGCGCGGCTGCTGGCACGTCTCGACGATCCGCGCAAGAATTGGAAGTTCCGCCTCGACGACCTCGATGATCGGGCGCGTTGGGATGACTACACCGCGGCATACCGGGACGTACTGGCGCGATGCAGTACCCCGGCGGCGCCCTGGTACGTGGTGCCCGCCGACGAGAAGCCCATGCGCAATTACCTCGTGGCGCGGCTGCTCGTGGAGACACTGGAATCGCTGGACGCGACGTACCCGGCGATGAATCCCGCGGTGCGCGACGCAGCGCGTGACTTCCGGTAG
- a CDS encoding TspO/MBR family protein, which yields MTSAAAGRARAGLPALLVSIAVTGVAAFGAAFASRTSAAFYAILDKPAWAPPAWLFGPVWSLLYLLMAVAAWRVWRASGLADARAAMGLYLVQLALNALWTWLFFVWRDGPWATAEVLALWGSIVATLIAFRRHDATAGYLLAPYLAWVSFASALTVSVWLRNPSLL from the coding sequence ATGACGTCCGCTGCTGCCGGCCGTGCGCGTGCCGGCCTTCCCGCCCTGCTTGTCTCGATCGCCGTGACCGGCGTGGCGGCGTTCGGCGCCGCCTTCGCCTCGCGCACCTCGGCCGCGTTCTACGCCATCCTCGACAAGCCGGCCTGGGCCCCACCGGCCTGGCTGTTCGGCCCCGTCTGGAGCCTCCTCTACCTGCTCATGGCCGTCGCCGCGTGGCGGGTGTGGCGCGCCAGCGGGCTCGCCGACGCCCGCGCTGCCATGGGACTGTATCTCGTCCAACTCGCCCTCAACGCGCTCTGGACGTGGCTCTTCTTCGTCTGGCGTGACGGGCCCTGGGCCACCGCGGAAGTGCTCGCGCTCTGGGGCAGCATCGTCGCCACGCTCATCGCGTTCCGGCGCCACGATGCCACGGCCGGCTATCTGCTGGCCCCGTATCTGGCATGGGTGTCGTTCGCGAGTGCCCTCACGGTGTCGGTCTGGCTGCGCAACCCGTCGTTGCTGTAG
- a CDS encoding amidohydrolase family protein: MTSVVARRRATAALVTALLPATSLAAQPRPATAPPAATPIVTKQFGDLGAGPYKSLVIRNAMVIPGHGGPPAGPYDIKVEGNLITEMVPFDPVTAERAGARPRMTGDRIIDAGGKFVMPGMIDLHTHIRTLPMEIEYVYYLKLAMGVTTMVNAADRGYADGMREARRSAANEMIAPRMYPLVSYGAGTSFTRLQLDDPAMAPQVVKAMAANGVRVISMDPLGWSLELVGAIAKAAKANGMITSFHLQPANTAVTQAVKAACAGVTMIEHHYGYAESSLDGSTQDFPRNYEYGNENDRFREAGRVWTYANRERLLGAVVDSLVRCGVTMLPTRVVYEANRDLIRATSLPWTEKYTHQALWNWNMPNPAFHGAYHYDWTSDDEYNWTAAYRLWGDLIFEFNRRGGTVAFGTDDNYIWATPGFSTVRELQLGRETGMKTLEVLKSATYTSARTLGEPKLGLVRPGYTADLLIVDGNPAANLKYLYAFGDLALDRSGAMIRTKGIVHTIKDGIVLENANLMREVEKMVQASRKLAPAADPVRDLFRPSGK; this comes from the coding sequence ATGACTTCCGTCGTTGCCCGTCGCCGTGCCACCGCCGCCCTGGTCACCGCGCTGCTTCCGGCCACCTCGCTGGCTGCGCAGCCCCGTCCGGCCACGGCGCCCCCCGCGGCCACGCCCATCGTCACGAAGCAGTTCGGTGACCTGGGCGCCGGCCCGTACAAGTCGCTGGTGATCCGCAACGCGATGGTCATTCCCGGCCATGGCGGCCCGCCGGCGGGCCCCTACGACATCAAGGTCGAAGGCAACCTCATCACCGAGATGGTGCCGTTTGACCCGGTCACGGCAGAGCGCGCCGGCGCGCGGCCCCGCATGACGGGCGACCGCATCATCGACGCGGGCGGCAAGTTCGTCATGCCGGGCATGATCGATCTGCATACGCACATTCGCACGCTCCCCATGGAGATCGAGTATGTGTACTACCTCAAGCTCGCCATGGGGGTCACGACCATGGTCAATGCGGCCGACCGGGGATACGCAGACGGCATGCGCGAAGCGAGGCGCAGCGCGGCCAATGAGATGATCGCGCCCCGCATGTACCCGCTGGTGAGCTACGGAGCGGGGACGAGCTTTACGCGGCTGCAGCTCGACGATCCCGCCATGGCGCCGCAGGTGGTGAAGGCCATGGCCGCCAATGGCGTGCGGGTGATTTCCATGGACCCGCTGGGGTGGAGCCTGGAACTCGTGGGAGCCATCGCGAAAGCGGCCAAGGCCAACGGCATGATCACGTCCTTTCACCTCCAGCCGGCCAACACGGCGGTGACCCAGGCGGTGAAGGCGGCGTGTGCCGGGGTCACCATGATCGAGCATCACTACGGCTACGCCGAGTCGTCGCTCGACGGGTCCACGCAGGACTTTCCGCGCAACTACGAATACGGCAACGAGAACGATCGTTTTCGTGAGGCTGGACGCGTCTGGACGTACGCCAACCGCGAACGCCTGCTGGGGGCCGTGGTGGATTCACTGGTGCGCTGCGGCGTGACCATGCTCCCCACGCGCGTCGTGTACGAGGCCAACCGCGATCTCATTCGGGCTACCTCCCTGCCGTGGACGGAGAAGTACACGCACCAGGCCCTGTGGAACTGGAACATGCCCAACCCCGCGTTCCACGGGGCGTATCACTACGACTGGACCAGCGACGATGAGTACAACTGGACCGCAGCGTACCGGCTGTGGGGCGATCTCATCTTCGAGTTCAACCGGCGCGGCGGCACCGTGGCCTTCGGCACCGACGACAACTACATCTGGGCCACGCCCGGCTTCTCCACGGTGCGCGAGCTCCAGCTGGGGCGCGAAACCGGCATGAAGACGCTCGAGGTCCTCAAGTCGGCCACCTATACCTCTGCGCGTACGCTGGGCGAGCCGAAGCTTGGCCTCGTGCGTCCCGGGTACACGGCCGACCTGCTCATCGTGGATGGCAATCCGGCGGCGAACCTCAAGTACCTCTATGCGTTCGGCGACCTCGCCCTCGACCGGAGCGGCGCCATGATCCGCACGAAGGGCATCGTGCACACGATCAAGGATGGCATCGTGTTGGAGAACGCCAACCTCATGCGCGAGGTGGAGAAAATGGTGCAGGCCTCGCGCAAGCTCGCCCCGGCGGCTGATCCGGTACGCGATCTCTTCCGCCCGTCGGGCAAGTAG
- a CDS encoding alpha-hydroxy acid oxidase: protein MPMPVNLHDYEAEAALRLPRMVYDYYAGGANDEILLRESRTAWDALRIRYRVLRDVSRRDLSVELEGHRLEWPVIVAPMAFQQMACAEGEVATARASAAAGSGMILSTLSNCTIESVRAATTGLLWFQLYIYRDRGVTMELVQRAERAGCTGLVLTVDTPMLGRRERDLLNGFHVPPEFPAPNLGVDMRSTLGTSADMSSALAQFILHHWDAGIAWRDLQWLQSITQLPIYVKGIVRGDDALLALEHGARGVIVSNHGGRQLDTAVPTARALRDVAECMQGRGTLLVDGGVRRGTDVLKALALGAHAVLLGRPLLWGLATNGEQGARHVLSLLRDEVDLAFALAGVRSPGEATADLIA from the coding sequence ATGCCGATGCCTGTCAATCTGCACGACTACGAGGCGGAAGCTGCCCTGCGGCTGCCGCGCATGGTGTACGACTACTACGCGGGTGGCGCGAACGACGAGATCCTGCTGCGCGAGTCGCGCACGGCGTGGGATGCCCTGCGCATTCGCTACCGCGTGCTGCGCGACGTCTCCCGGCGCGACCTGTCGGTGGAGCTCGAGGGTCACCGTCTCGAATGGCCGGTCATCGTGGCGCCCATGGCCTTTCAGCAGATGGCCTGCGCCGAGGGCGAGGTGGCCACGGCGCGCGCCAGCGCGGCCGCGGGGTCGGGGATGATCCTCAGCACCCTGTCGAACTGCACGATCGAATCGGTACGGGCCGCCACGACGGGGCTGCTCTGGTTCCAGCTGTACATCTATCGTGATCGCGGCGTCACCATGGAGCTGGTGCAGCGCGCCGAACGTGCCGGGTGCACCGGGCTGGTCCTCACCGTGGATACGCCCATGCTCGGTCGGCGTGAGCGCGACTTGCTCAACGGCTTTCACGTTCCGCCCGAGTTTCCCGCCCCCAACCTTGGGGTGGACATGCGGAGTACCCTGGGGACGTCCGCGGACATGTCGTCGGCGCTGGCCCAATTCATCCTGCACCATTGGGATGCCGGCATCGCCTGGCGCGACCTGCAATGGCTGCAGTCGATCACGCAGCTGCCCATCTACGTGAAGGGCATCGTACGCGGCGATGATGCCCTCCTGGCACTCGAGCATGGGGCGCGCGGCGTCATCGTGTCCAACCATGGCGGCCGCCAGCTCGACACGGCCGTGCCTACCGCGCGCGCGTTGCGCGACGTGGCCGAGTGCATGCAGGGGCGCGGCACGCTCCTGGTGGATGGCGGGGTTCGCCGCGGCACCGACGTGCTCAAGGCGCTCGCCCTGGGGGCGCACGCCGTGCTGCTCGGGCGTCCCCTGCTCTGGGGGCTGGCCACCAACGGTGAGCAAGGAGCACGTCACGTGCTGTCGCTGCTGCGCGACGAGGTGGATCTGGCCTTTGCCCTCGCCGGTGTGCGGTCACCCGGCGAGGCCACGGCCGATCTGATCGCCTGA